A stretch of the Gossypium hirsutum isolate 1008001.06 chromosome D07, Gossypium_hirsutum_v2.1, whole genome shotgun sequence genome encodes the following:
- the LOC107954197 gene encoding uncharacterized protein produces the protein MAKPKFGSFFNKFLSLFILLLHLGCFIFTAKDHQKPPKKRKHSPLSPSSPSHKPHANKSLSSTWSYLKRIFTSSKANCRNTIPTHPRAAPTPALTSARNSQQSLVSMVIPPETHLSETSLPPPHPESDISSDNPFSPLRNDIFPCTACGEVFQKPHFLEQHQATKHAVSQLLDGDSGKNIVRIIFKTGWTDKVRNPEIHRILKIHNSPKILARFEEYRELVKVKAARNGAVVGRRDERCIADGNELLRFYCSTFMCDLGLNGSSGICSQQYCSVCGIIKSGFSPKMDGISTLSTSWRAHMAVPEDVEEEFKFMNVKRAMLVCRVVAGRVGSEGDETNKEDGGFDSVIGRGGGNMAHHTKVDEEELLVFNPRAVLPCFVIVYTV, from the coding sequence ATGGCAAAACCCAAATTTGGGTCATTCTTCAACAAGTTCCTATCTCTcttcatccttcttcttcaccTTGGTTGCTTCATTTTCACTGCCAAAGACCACCAAAAACCACCCAAGAAACGCAAACATTCGCCGCTTTCTCCTTCCTCTCCTTCTCATAAACCCCACGCCAATAAATCTCTTTCTTCAACTTGGTCTTATCTCAAACGCATTTTTACTTCTTCTAAAGCCAATTGCAGAAACACCATCCCAACACACCCTAGAGCCGCCCCCACTCCTGCGTTAACCTCTGCTAGAAACTCCCAACAATCCCTTGTCTCTATGGTTATTCCTCCCGAAACTCATTTATCTGAGACCTCTCTTCCTCCACCTCATCCGGAATCCGACATCTCTTCCGACAACCCCTTCTCCCCTCTGCGTAATGATATCTTCCCCTGCACTGCTTGCGGTGAGGTTTTCCAAAAACCCCATTTTCTTGAGCAACACCAGGCCACCAAACACGCCGTCTCCCAACTCCTTGATGGTGATTCAGGGAAGAACATAGTCCGGATCATTTTCAAAACAGGTTGGACCGACAAAGTTAGGAACCCTGAAATCCATCGTATTTTGAAGATCCATAACAGCCCAAAGATTCTAGCGAGGTTCGAAGAATACAGGGAGCTTGTGAAAGTGAAAGCTGCTAGGAATGGTGCCGTAGTAGGGAGACGAGACGAGAGGTGCATAGCCGATGGGAACGAGCTGTTGAGATTTTACTGTTCAACATTCATGTGTGATCTGGGACTTAATGGGAGTTCCGGCATTTGCAGCCAGCAGTATTGCAGCGTCTGTGGGATAATCAAGTCTGGCTTTTCACCAAAGATGGACGGAATCTCCACGCTATCAACGAGCTGGAGAGCACACATGGCGGTCCCTGAGGATGTAGAGGAAGAGTTCAAGTTCATGAACGTGAAACGGGCCATGCTTGTCTGCCGGGTGGTAGCGGGTAGGGTGGGGTCAGAAGGGGATGAAACAAACAAGGAGGATGGCGGATTTGATTCGGTGATAGGGAGGGGAGGGGGGAATATGGCACATCATACCAAGGTTGATGAAGAAGAGCTGCTGGTTTTCAATCCAAGGGCTGTCCTGCCTTGctttgtgattgtgtacactgtTTGA